In Desulfosediminicola ganghwensis, a single window of DNA contains:
- a CDS encoding 4Fe-4S binding protein, translating to MGRTLQLVRRIFAGSFFLLLLLYVGGTFSEIYGFDPSLLSRIQFIPALMAGSFAIVIAITLFTVIFGRWYCSFLCPLGILHDILARFQKKKVKNTSQGPAIVRYSILTVCVISIFSGASLALLLVDPWSLFGRLTTTFAVPPLTFANNQLSVVLNQFGIYSVVAKDYHFAGISVLLVAVLSLSLICYFLYAYGPRFWCNTICPVGTVLSLAAIKPLVRVTINDERCVSCGLCEQHCKAGVITLQTEQVDSSNCVCCFNCLPVCNYEAISYNSPIKRKSV from the coding sequence ATGGGTCGTACTCTGCAATTGGTCCGGCGAATCTTTGCCGGATCTTTTTTTCTACTGCTGCTTTTATATGTTGGTGGGACATTTTCCGAAATTTACGGGTTTGATCCTTCCCTGCTCAGTCGCATTCAATTCATTCCAGCCCTGATGGCGGGTTCTTTTGCAATCGTTATTGCAATCACTTTGTTTACAGTGATTTTCGGACGCTGGTACTGTTCTTTTCTTTGCCCGCTCGGTATCTTGCATGATATTCTGGCCCGGTTCCAAAAGAAAAAGGTCAAGAACACGAGCCAAGGCCCGGCGATAGTACGGTACAGCATCCTTACCGTATGCGTTATATCGATATTTTCCGGGGCGTCGCTGGCATTGTTGCTTGTTGATCCATGGTCTCTTTTCGGGCGCTTGACCACGACGTTTGCAGTCCCCCCACTCACCTTCGCCAATAACCAGCTCTCTGTTGTGCTCAATCAGTTCGGCATATACAGTGTTGTGGCCAAAGATTATCATTTTGCAGGGATTTCCGTGCTTCTCGTCGCAGTGCTCTCACTGTCACTTATTTGTTACTTTCTCTATGCTTATGGACCAAGGTTCTGGTGCAATACCATTTGTCCTGTAGGCACAGTGCTGAGTTTGGCTGCTATAAAACCTCTTGTTCGAGTAACCATAAATGATGAGAGATGCGTTTCCTGTGGTCTTTGCGAGCAACATTGTAAAGCTGGGGTAATCACCCTCCAAACAGAGCAGGTGGACTCCAGTAACTGTGTTTGTTGCTTTAACTGCCTGCCCGTCTGTAATTATGAAGCAATTTCTTATAACTCCCCCATAAAGAGAAAATCGGTATGA
- a CDS encoding DUF362 domain-containing protein yields the protein MDRRDFIKTGMVVTAATSLDFGLPLWVRQAFAENGKDLVAVLGGNSPVDMLQRTVQELGGIEAFIKKGDRVVIKPNIGWAKTPELGANTSPEVIGELVKLSFEAGAGRVEVFDHTCQEWKSCYELSGIKEAVESHGGTMVPGNNERYYTSVSLPKGKVLKETKIHKSLINSDVWFNVPTLKHHGGASMSIAMKNNMGIVWDRRIFHRSGLQQCIADLCTWEKKPTLNIVDGFRTMVRNGPSGISVEDVAQTRAMFTSSDPVAVDTAATKFFSQLRPMDVSDVSHIQKGEESGLGTTDLASLNIMRVKL from the coding sequence ATGGACAGGCGTGATTTCATTAAGACAGGAATGGTGGTAACAGCAGCAACCTCACTTGATTTTGGCTTACCCCTCTGGGTACGACAGGCCTTCGCAGAAAATGGCAAGGATCTCGTAGCGGTCTTGGGTGGCAATTCCCCGGTGGATATGCTGCAACGGACTGTCCAGGAGCTTGGCGGTATTGAGGCATTTATAAAGAAAGGTGACCGGGTAGTTATAAAGCCCAATATCGGCTGGGCAAAAACACCTGAACTTGGTGCCAATACCAGCCCGGAAGTTATTGGTGAGCTGGTTAAGCTCTCTTTTGAAGCTGGCGCTGGTCGAGTTGAAGTTTTCGACCACACCTGTCAGGAGTGGAAAAGCTGCTATGAACTCAGTGGCATTAAAGAGGCCGTTGAGTCCCATGGTGGCACCATGGTTCCCGGCAACAATGAACGATACTATACATCGGTTTCACTACCAAAAGGTAAAGTTCTCAAAGAGACAAAGATCCATAAATCCCTGATTAACAGTGATGTCTGGTTCAATGTTCCCACCCTCAAACACCACGGCGGTGCGAGCATGTCTATTGCCATGAAAAACAATATGGGCATAGTCTGGGACAGGCGAATTTTCCACAGATCCGGTTTGCAACAATGTATTGCCGATCTCTGCACCTGGGAAAAAAAGCCTACGCTCAATATTGTTGATGGTTTTCGCACAATGGTGCGCAACGGGCCATCCGGCATCAGTGTTGAAGATGTGGCTCAGACCAGGGCAATGTTCACCTCATCTGACCCCGTTGCTGTGGATACGGCGGCTACAAAGTTTTTCTCCCAGCTACGACCAATGGATGTGAGCGACGTCAGCCACATCCAGAAAGGGGAAGAGAGCGGTCTTGGCACAACTGACCTGGCTTCTTTAAATATCATGCGCGTTAAACTGTAA
- a CDS encoding DUF3179 domain-containing (seleno)protein — protein sequence MDLEAVYSRILDGKILTLAPSGWTCKNTFLLYDKETMSLWCPERKGLRGISGEHYGQYLPLIESEDTNWQEWVEKHLIQNC from the coding sequence GTGGATCTGGAGGCTGTGTACAGTCGCATACTGGATGGTAAGATACTCACCCTGGCTCCTTCGGGTTGGACCTGTAAAAACACCTTCCTGTTATATGACAAAGAGACTATGAGCCTCTGGTGCCCTGAACGTAAAGGATTACGCGGTATCAGCGGTGAACACTACGGCCAATATCTGCCTCTGATCGAGTCGGAAGACACCAATTGGCAGGAGTGGGTTGAGAAACACCTGATTCAAAACTGTTAA
- a CDS encoding response regulator encodes MINIDLLLTDVIMPGMNGRELADGFKEINPNLKCMFMSGYTVSGVTHPNILGPEVNFLQKPISNRKLAPGIRESQDS; translated from the coding sequence TTGATAAATATAGATCTTCTACTGACCGATGTGATTATGCCTGGTATGAACGGCAGGGAGTTAGCGGATGGATTCAAGGAAATAAATCCGAACCTGAAATGTATGTTTATGTCAGGGTATACCGTCAGCGGCGTCACTCACCCGAATATACTGGGCCCGGAGGTGAATTTCCTGCAAAAGCCGATTAGCAATAGAAAGCTTGCTCCGGGGATCAGGGAATCCCAGGATAGCTGA
- a CDS encoding flavodoxin family protein → MNSIHAMLKELSTSTPPDNKILGIGGSPRRNGNSDILLKNALKGSSRQGVQSESYQLRDIQFQGCIGCEMCRKDKICTGLLDGMSMLYQPLLSSKGLVLACPTHNYNITAWMKAFIDRLYCLYNFQDTIPRAWSSNLAEQNRKAVIVAICEQENKKDMGFTLEAMRMPLQALGYEIVDEIAIFRIFHRGKVKNDQEQLDKVIQAGENLAKAITLTP, encoded by the coding sequence ATGAATTCAATACACGCCATGCTTAAAGAGCTTTCGACCTCCACCCCACCAGATAATAAGATTCTCGGCATCGGCGGTAGTCCCCGACGAAACGGCAACTCAGACATACTGTTGAAAAATGCCCTCAAAGGTTCCTCCCGGCAGGGAGTGCAATCTGAATCGTATCAACTCAGGGATATCCAATTTCAAGGTTGTATCGGTTGTGAGATGTGCCGGAAGGATAAGATCTGTACAGGACTTCTCGATGGTATGTCGATGCTGTATCAACCGCTGCTTTCATCCAAGGGGCTTGTGCTGGCCTGCCCTACTCACAACTACAACATCACCGCCTGGATGAAGGCTTTCATTGACAGGCTATACTGCTTATACAACTTTCAGGATACCATTCCCAGAGCCTGGTCCAGCAATCTGGCAGAACAAAATCGTAAAGCTGTCATTGTCGCTATTTGTGAACAGGAAAATAAAAAGGATATGGGATTTACCCTGGAGGCGATGCGTATGCCGCTTCAAGCCCTGGGTTATGAAATAGTAGATGAGATAGCAATCTTCAGGATATTTCACCGGGGCAAGGTAAAAAACGATCAGGAACAACTGGACAAAGTCATCCAGGCTGGGGAAAACCTGGCCAAAGCGATAACCCTTACCCCATAG
- the extKL gene encoding multiheme c-type cytochrome (seleno)protein ExtKL, whose protein sequence is MKIAFKTIVVVFAVVAFAPFGVYGAGGPRPEPPPKAKTIAELAERYDSERCADCHEDVHDEWSESLHSKSILGSPRTAPTIITAIEKGLKRFPYSGVKEDSDITVEHLMMCMKCHLPQLDEATDDVAREIVATIRGWQQAYRDGDEDKAEELEETIASLNIGCMVCHNKVAIIHKYADGYPQPDTVYGAQEGEHEDEEYQKMAEAPALGESIFCGQCHGQGPNFELDHPSQCATAYGSYLFAYAAHGGSESCQECHIHKSELGHNMQSYRNDAMIEMALDVRVEGRSLFWRKNKTEGVLPIGIIDVEIYNKTGHGVPDGUPTPNRLVLDVTAKTMDDEVVFNEQRIYMPFPGRFGRGKEMGRGPYEKSGLLRETSIPPLARVHETFEITYPFEDVAKGDSTRRELVNDELKVSVVLWYVPFGEFDGNEVAFFEEERTLDLKTEWVWR, encoded by the coding sequence ATGAAAATTGCTTTTAAAACAATTGTTGTAGTTTTCGCTGTGGTGGCATTTGCACCATTCGGCGTATATGGGGCCGGGGGCCCCAGGCCCGAACCTCCTCCAAAGGCGAAAACTATCGCCGAGCTGGCAGAGCGTTATGATTCGGAGAGATGTGCCGACTGCCATGAAGATGTCCATGACGAATGGTCTGAGTCGCTCCACTCGAAATCTATTCTGGGTTCTCCGCGTACAGCGCCAACTATCATCACTGCCATCGAAAAGGGGTTAAAGCGTTTCCCGTATTCGGGTGTGAAAGAAGATTCTGATATCACGGTGGAACATCTGATGATGTGCATGAAATGTCATCTTCCCCAACTCGATGAGGCAACAGATGACGTTGCTCGTGAGATCGTCGCTACCATCAGGGGTTGGCAGCAGGCATACAGGGATGGAGATGAAGACAAGGCAGAAGAACTGGAAGAGACAATCGCCAGCCTGAATATCGGTTGCATGGTTTGCCATAACAAGGTGGCAATCATTCACAAATATGCAGATGGCTACCCCCAGCCGGATACGGTATACGGTGCTCAGGAAGGTGAGCATGAGGACGAGGAATATCAAAAGATGGCAGAGGCTCCGGCACTTGGCGAGTCTATCTTCTGTGGGCAATGTCATGGTCAGGGGCCGAACTTCGAGTTGGACCATCCCTCGCAGTGCGCCACCGCCTATGGCAGTTATCTTTTTGCCTATGCAGCCCATGGAGGCTCCGAGTCGTGCCAGGAGTGCCATATACACAAGTCTGAGCTTGGGCATAACATGCAGTCGTATCGTAATGATGCCATGATCGAGATGGCGCTCGATGTCCGCGTCGAGGGCCGGTCGTTATTCTGGCGCAAAAACAAGACAGAGGGTGTATTGCCTATCGGTATTATCGATGTTGAGATCTACAATAAGACGGGACATGGCGTCCCGGATGGCTGACCCACCCCGAACCGGCTGGTCCTGGATGTGACCGCGAAAACAATGGATGACGAGGTGGTGTTTAACGAGCAGAGAATTTACATGCCATTCCCAGGTCGTTTTGGCAGGGGCAAGGAGATGGGCAGAGGGCCCTACGAGAAGAGTGGGTTGCTTAGGGAAACAAGCATTCCGCCGCTTGCCAGGGTGCATGAAACATTTGAAATCACCTACCCATTTGAAGATGTCGCTAAGGGCGATTCCACCCGCAGAGAGTTGGTAAATGACGAACTGAAAGTCTCTGTGGTGCTGTGGTATGTGCCCTTTGGCGAGTTTGACGGTAATGAAGTCGCTTTTTTTGAAGAAGAGAGAACGCTCGACCTGAAGACCGAGTGGGTCTGGAGATAA
- a CDS encoding YitT family protein, with translation MKLKTIKQCLVDYSMIIGAGTLYAIALKYFVLPSKVILTGTEGVASALSYYFDSYWLFIALYLVFQLILLIFAFLRVSSMFATRSLIIVITVVLFLAFLPELQFAEPEPQNERIILVIFGGLLAGVAKAIAFQRRGSTGDEDILGAYFAMKYLKPVGSIAVFAAIGSTSFGLLMDFMKNGNFEAAINTLMYTCIYIFISTQTLNNLYRKFKIIMVAIITRKFEIVGETITSTLDHRTYTVQPGLGGRSGESFKMVRTIITHEELPQLIEAVEGADPECFYYHHDIEGVSGRYYIAPIG, from the coding sequence ATGAAACTTAAAACAATCAAACAGTGTCTGGTTGATTATTCGATGATTATCGGTGCCGGCACCTTGTACGCTATCGCCTTGAAGTACTTCGTATTACCCTCAAAAGTGATTTTGACAGGCACTGAAGGAGTCGCCTCCGCTCTCTCCTATTATTTCGACAGTTACTGGTTATTCATCGCCTTATACCTAGTATTTCAACTCATTTTACTGATTTTCGCGTTTCTTCGAGTCAGCTCCATGTTTGCCACGCGCTCACTCATTATCGTTATAACCGTTGTACTCTTTTTAGCCTTCCTGCCTGAATTACAATTCGCGGAACCGGAACCTCAGAATGAGCGCATCATACTCGTCATATTTGGTGGTCTCCTGGCTGGTGTGGCAAAGGCAATTGCCTTCCAAAGGCGGGGCTCAACGGGTGACGAAGATATACTGGGCGCCTACTTTGCCATGAAGTATTTAAAACCCGTCGGCTCAATCGCCGTTTTTGCAGCTATCGGCTCGACCAGCTTCGGTTTGCTCATGGATTTCATGAAAAACGGCAACTTCGAAGCCGCTATAAACACGCTGATGTACACCTGTATTTACATTTTCATTTCTACCCAGACGCTGAATAATCTCTATCGAAAATTTAAGATCATAATGGTCGCGATAATAACCCGGAAGTTCGAAATTGTCGGAGAAACGATCACCTCCACCCTCGACCATCGTACCTATACAGTACAACCCGGGCTGGGCGGTCGCAGCGGGGAATCATTCAAGATGGTAAGAACCATTATCACCCACGAAGAATTACCCCAACTCATAGAAGCTGTTGAAGGGGCCGATCCCGAATGTTTCTATTATCATCATGATATTGAGGGCGTCTCCGGCCGCTACTATATTGCCCCCATTGGCTGA
- the rsgA gene encoding ribosome small subunit-dependent GTPase A, translated as MKSTQNNMQTISQGNTTHLNRLGWSPFFQDQLGNEDIASGIARVIGVRRNSLVVSQGASEMLVTVSGSITNTREAAYPAVGDWVLLQDSFIITVLARQNALVRKESGRKKHKENDRLGQDQVIAANLDRVFIVCGLDRDFNLRRIERYLTLVYNCGISPEIILTKADLHQNPGECLDEVETVACGVPVYLVSARDDEGVLALKSSLPAGETAALIGSSGAGKSTLINRLYGKDIQTTGSVSENLGKGKHTTTNRDLIILPTGGMLIDNPGIREVALAAGDANSLSAFPDIEKVARSCRYLDCTHTHEPGCQVLIAVSNGELNDERLKSYQKIRDELRYISDREVKSAARVERERWKGVAQKIKTINKKKYHR; from the coding sequence ATGAAATCAACACAGAACAATATGCAGACAATTTCACAGGGAAATACCACCCACCTGAACCGTCTTGGCTGGTCTCCATTTTTTCAGGATCAGCTGGGCAATGAGGATATTGCATCCGGCATTGCAAGGGTCATCGGAGTGAGGAGAAACAGCTTGGTGGTGAGTCAGGGGGCCAGCGAGATGCTGGTGACTGTCTCCGGAAGTATCACTAATACCCGCGAAGCTGCCTACCCGGCAGTCGGGGACTGGGTTCTGTTGCAGGACTCTTTTATTATAACCGTTCTTGCCAGGCAGAATGCTCTTGTGAGAAAGGAATCCGGCAGAAAAAAGCATAAGGAAAACGATAGGTTGGGTCAGGATCAGGTTATCGCCGCAAACCTGGACAGAGTTTTCATTGTTTGCGGGCTCGATCGGGATTTCAACCTGCGGCGAATAGAACGGTACCTTACCCTGGTTTATAACTGCGGTATTTCACCTGAAATCATACTGACCAAAGCTGATCTACATCAGAACCCGGGTGAATGTCTCGATGAAGTCGAAACCGTGGCCTGCGGTGTGCCCGTTTACCTTGTTTCAGCTCGGGACGATGAGGGCGTGCTGGCGCTGAAATCGAGTCTTCCGGCCGGTGAAACTGCTGCTTTGATAGGTTCATCCGGTGCCGGTAAATCCACCTTGATCAATCGGCTATATGGCAAAGATATACAGACTACCGGCTCGGTGAGTGAGAACCTTGGTAAGGGAAAACACACAACTACCAACCGTGATCTCATCATCCTGCCGACTGGTGGAATGTTGATTGATAACCCGGGAATACGGGAGGTGGCGCTGGCAGCAGGAGATGCGAATTCGCTTTCTGCCTTTCCGGATATTGAGAAAGTGGCGAGATCCTGCAGGTATCTGGATTGTACTCATACCCATGAGCCGGGGTGCCAAGTATTGATAGCTGTTTCCAACGGGGAACTGAACGACGAAAGGCTGAAAAGTTACCAGAAAATCCGTGATGAACTCAGGTATATCTCAGATCGTGAGGTGAAAAGTGCCGCGCGGGTGGAAAGGGAACGATGGAAAGGGGTAGCACAGAAAATTAAGACCATTAACAAGAAGAAATATCATAGATAA
- a CDS encoding hemolysin family protein → MEIAILITLIFLNGIFAMSEIALVTARKSRLQRLAEEGDRSAAVAIQLGQEPTRFLSTVQIGITAIGILNGIVGEAALAGPLAKLLSGFGLAPKSSAIAATTIVVVTITYLTIVLGELVPKRLAQFNAEGIARMMARPIAILAQLSRPFVYLLSKSTDIILKLLGKKDLNSASLTEEDIRAILKESSQAGIIEEKEHEMLRNVFRLDDRQIASLMTPRSEIVFLDIEQQFQKNLEMLAYSDHSRLPVCRGGMYNLLGVITAQELLKQHLRGELTEHITDHLLPAVYVPESLSGMKLLEQFRESDIQMVFVVDEYGQILGLITLQDILEALTGQFKPDDREDVWAVQRKDGSWLIDGLIPVPELKDLLELKSVPEEKKKRYHTLSGMMMCLFGGVPHSGNVAEWQGWRLEIVDLDGNRVDKVMASRLPEADTNGANGSDEADNS, encoded by the coding sequence TTGGAGATCGCCATACTTATCACTCTTATATTTCTCAACGGTATCTTCGCCATGTCGGAGATCGCCCTGGTCACTGCTCGAAAAAGCCGTCTGCAGAGGCTTGCCGAGGAGGGTGACCGCTCAGCTGCTGTTGCCATACAACTTGGTCAGGAGCCTACCCGGTTCCTCTCCACCGTTCAGATCGGAATCACGGCCATCGGCATCCTGAATGGTATCGTTGGTGAGGCTGCGCTTGCCGGTCCCCTGGCCAAACTGCTTTCAGGTTTCGGCCTGGCGCCAAAGAGCAGTGCGATTGCGGCAACCACTATCGTTGTGGTCACTATTACTTATTTGACCATCGTGCTGGGCGAGTTGGTACCCAAGCGACTCGCTCAATTCAACGCCGAAGGAATCGCCAGGATGATGGCCCGCCCCATCGCGATATTGGCGCAACTGTCCAGGCCTTTTGTCTATCTGCTCTCCAAATCAACCGATATTATTCTGAAGCTCCTCGGTAAAAAGGATTTGAACAGTGCATCCCTCACAGAAGAGGACATTCGGGCAATACTGAAGGAAAGTTCCCAAGCGGGAATCATCGAAGAGAAAGAGCACGAAATGCTGCGCAATGTGTTCCGCCTCGATGACCGCCAGATTGCCTCCCTCATGACACCTCGCAGCGAAATTGTATTCCTGGATATTGAGCAGCAATTTCAGAAAAACCTTGAAATGCTTGCTTATTCCGATCACTCCCGCCTCCCTGTCTGCCGTGGTGGAATGTACAATCTCCTCGGGGTAATTACCGCGCAAGAGCTATTGAAGCAGCACCTCAGAGGGGAATTGACTGAACATATTACCGATCATCTACTACCGGCTGTTTATGTACCCGAGTCACTCTCGGGCATGAAACTGCTGGAACAGTTCCGCGAATCGGATATCCAAATGGTCTTTGTTGTTGATGAATATGGCCAGATTCTTGGCCTGATCACCTTGCAGGACATTCTTGAAGCATTGACGGGACAATTCAAGCCTGACGATCGGGAAGATGTCTGGGCAGTACAACGTAAAGACGGATCCTGGCTGATAGACGGGTTAATCCCTGTCCCGGAACTCAAAGATCTCCTTGAACTAAAGAGTGTTCCCGAGGAGAAGAAAAAACGCTATCACACACTCAGTGGAATGATGATGTGCTTGTTTGGGGGAGTCCCACATTCCGGGAATGTTGCCGAATGGCAGGGCTGGCGGCTGGAAATTGTCGATCTTGACGGCAATCGTGTTGATAAAGTCATGGCAAGTCGATTACCTGAAGCTGATACCAATGGTGCAAACGGGTCCGATGAGGCCGACAATTCGTGA
- a CDS encoding calcium/sodium antiporter, which produces MLLPSLALVLGLILLIVSADRFVEGAASTACHFGMPPLLIGMVVVGFGTSAPEMVVSAFAAFEESPGIAIGNAYGSNITNIALILGFTALISPIAVHSQVLRKELPILTAVTALATWQVWDGMLSRVDAAILLFLFAGLMIWTIRQGLHKSQDTLGVEMAQELKTTTMPIKRALFWLAAGLILLIISSRILVWGAVEIAYSFGVSDLIIGLTIVAVGTSLPELASAVIATRKGEHDIALGNVIGSNLFNTLAVVGIAGTIHPISIGPEVLGHVMPVLAVLTLSLFAIGYGFRGPGRINRIEGILLLFFYAGYTVYLVSTTFG; this is translated from the coding sequence ATGCTACTACCAAGTCTTGCGTTGGTCCTGGGACTCATACTGCTCATCGTAAGCGCAGACCGTTTTGTCGAAGGTGCCGCTTCTACAGCATGCCATTTCGGCATGCCTCCGCTTTTAATCGGTATGGTTGTGGTCGGGTTTGGCACATCCGCACCTGAGATGGTTGTCTCGGCTTTTGCAGCTTTTGAGGAAAGCCCTGGCATTGCAATCGGTAACGCCTACGGTTCAAACATCACCAATATCGCACTTATCCTTGGCTTCACTGCATTAATAAGCCCTATCGCGGTTCACTCCCAGGTATTGCGCAAAGAATTGCCCATTCTAACCGCTGTGACCGCTCTCGCCACCTGGCAGGTCTGGGATGGAATGCTCTCCAGAGTGGATGCGGCGATATTGCTCTTCCTGTTTGCTGGGCTGATGATCTGGACCATCCGGCAGGGACTACATAAAAGTCAGGATACCCTGGGAGTCGAAATGGCGCAGGAGCTGAAAACAACTACCATGCCAATCAAGAGAGCACTATTTTGGCTAGCAGCAGGACTGATACTGCTGATCATCAGTTCCCGAATTCTGGTTTGGGGTGCCGTGGAAATAGCCTACAGTTTTGGCGTGAGCGACTTGATAATAGGTCTGACCATTGTCGCTGTCGGCACCTCTCTTCCAGAGCTGGCATCGGCTGTTATCGCCACTCGCAAAGGAGAGCACGACATCGCCCTGGGAAACGTAATTGGCTCTAACCTGTTTAATACCCTGGCGGTGGTTGGAATCGCCGGGACCATTCATCCGATTTCGATAGGGCCTGAAGTTTTAGGCCATGTCATGCCGGTATTGGCAGTGTTGACCCTGTCACTGTTTGCCATCGGTTATGGGTTCCGCGGCCCCGGCCGTATCAACCGTATTGAAGGAATTTTGCTGCTTTTCTTCTATGCCGGGTATACGGTCTATCTGGTCAGCACTACGTTTGGTTAA
- a CDS encoding TVP38/TMEM64 family protein yields the protein MVKNKKFSQAVFLGFLALMGILFFGFDLHHLLTFERLKASQAEFAAMFSDEPVKVIVAYFAVYIPYVVLNLPGVIILGLAAGAMFGAGLGTLIVSFASTIGAALACIISRYLLRDWVQARFGSKLDSVHRGIAEEGHFYLFSLRLIPVIPFFVINMVMGVTHMPLRTFVWVSMLGMLPGTFVFVNAGSQLAKLDSGTGILSPGLLLSFALLGSFPLAVKRMLCDYKRRRRWKDE from the coding sequence ATGGTGAAAAACAAGAAGTTCAGTCAAGCAGTGTTCTTAGGTTTTCTGGCGTTGATGGGGATACTGTTCTTCGGCTTTGACCTTCATCATCTGCTCACTTTCGAACGTTTGAAAGCATCCCAGGCGGAGTTCGCCGCCATGTTCAGCGATGAGCCGGTGAAGGTGATCGTTGCCTACTTTGCAGTCTATATCCCCTATGTTGTCCTTAACCTTCCGGGAGTAATCATTCTCGGGCTTGCCGCCGGTGCCATGTTCGGAGCCGGACTTGGTACTCTCATTGTCTCCTTTGCAAGTACGATTGGCGCTGCACTTGCTTGTATAATTTCACGTTACCTGTTGCGAGACTGGGTGCAGGCCAGGTTTGGCAGCAAGCTCGACAGTGTGCATCGGGGAATCGCAGAGGAAGGACATTTTTATCTTTTTTCTCTTCGCCTTATTCCGGTGATTCCGTTTTTTGTGATCAACATGGTGATGGGGGTGACCCATATGCCGCTGCGCACGTTTGTCTGGGTTTCCATGCTTGGCATGTTGCCGGGTACTTTTGTGTTTGTTAATGCCGGTAGCCAGCTGGCCAAGCTTGACTCTGGTACCGGAATACTTTCCCCAGGCTTGTTGCTTTCATTTGCCCTTCTTGGTAGTTTCCCCCTTGCTGTCAAAAGAATGTTGTGTGATTACAAGAGAAGGAGGCGTTGGAAAGATGAGTAG
- a CDS encoding VOC family protein, translating into MSSVRNTGLDHLVIAAHTLEHGVNYVEKQLGVTLPYGGEHPKMGTHNHLARIGNDIFLEIIAINPAVGHLERPRWFNLDDRRMQQSLKECPRLISWVVNTGDLGSLLEGAHCSFGTPEPISRGELSWHFALPADGRLLGGGFLPYLIQWHVDSHPAGRMAEVGLRLKSLTLYHDNPMWLLGMLTSIGADRLVEVKGASGAEPQSIRAVFDTPLGEVELSSL; encoded by the coding sequence ATGAGTAGTGTGAGGAATACCGGGCTCGACCATCTGGTGATTGCTGCCCATACCCTTGAACATGGCGTTAACTATGTGGAGAAGCAACTTGGTGTAACTTTGCCGTATGGTGGCGAACATCCAAAGATGGGTACCCATAACCATCTGGCCAGGATTGGTAATGATATCTTTCTGGAAATTATCGCTATTAACCCGGCCGTCGGCCATCTTGAGCGGCCCAGATGGTTCAACCTTGATGACCGGCGAATGCAGCAGAGCCTCAAAGAGTGCCCGCGGCTGATCAGCTGGGTGGTGAACACCGGTGATCTGGGCAGCCTGCTTGAGGGGGCGCACTGTTCCTTCGGTACACCAGAGCCGATCAGCAGGGGGGAACTCAGCTGGCATTTCGCGCTGCCTGCAGATGGCAGGCTTTTAGGGGGTGGCTTTCTGCCGTACCTGATTCAGTGGCATGTCGATAGCCATCCGGCCGGGAGAATGGCGGAGGTGGGGCTGCGACTGAAGTCGCTTACTTTGTATCATGACAACCCGATGTGGTTGCTGGGCATGCTGACCTCTATCGGAGCCGATAGGCTGGTTGAGGTCAAAGGAGCATCAGGGGCGGAGCCGCAAAGCATTCGGGCCGTATTTGACACCCCTCTGGGAGAGGTGGAGCTAAGCTCCTTGTAA
- a CDS encoding ferritin-like domain-containing protein, whose translation MCIYPSRCETLDNCRKPFHQTTKAQGGDSMNVQKIYEYALQREKEGYQFFKSNADKSSHATIAAVFTKLAEEELKHIEYIQGLLSNSDEKVGKVAAALEKDGWFEGRAQKELLDQTLIESMIPDVAVLRTAYLIEKDLSEFYRHAAEKATGNAKQALSMLAKWERGHEVFFKELHDKIFQEYTEMPWGG comes from the coding sequence ATGTGTATATACCCTTCCAGGTGCGAGACACTGGATAACTGCCGGAAACCTTTCCATCAGACCACCAAGGCTCAAGGAGGTGACAGCATGAACGTACAGAAAATATACGAATATGCCCTGCAGAGAGAAAAAGAGGGGTACCAGTTCTTCAAATCAAACGCCGATAAGTCATCGCATGCAACGATCGCTGCTGTTTTTACCAAGCTGGCAGAAGAAGAGCTCAAACATATTGAATACATCCAGGGCTTGCTCAGCAACTCCGACGAAAAGGTGGGAAAGGTTGCTGCCGCTCTGGAGAAAGATGGCTGGTTTGAGGGGCGTGCCCAGAAAGAGCTACTCGACCAGACCCTGATCGAATCGATGATCCCCGATGTAGCCGTATTGCGTACCGCCTACCTGATCGAAAAAGATCTCTCCGAGTTTTACAGACACGCCGCAGAAAAAGCCACCGGCAACGCCAAACAGGCACTTTCAATGCTTGCCAAATGGGAGCGTGGTCACGAAGTATTTTTTAAAGAATTACACGATAAGATTTTTCAAGAGTACACTGAGATGCCCTGGGGTGGCTGA